The Pristiophorus japonicus isolate sPriJap1 chromosome 2, sPriJap1.hap1, whole genome shotgun sequence DNA segment agatacacagacacacagaaacagatacacacacacacatagaaacagatacacagacacacacagaaacagatacACACACgaaatagatacacacacacatagaaacatacacacacacaaacagatacacgcacacacacagatacacacacacacagatacgcaCACATAGATACAGATACGcacgaaacatacacacacacacacagatacacacacacgaaacagatacacacacacacacacagaaatagacagaaacagagacacacagactccaggtcacttttgcttaAGCTGATCCACTGCAACTTTTCCGTCTCTCTCTGCAGGAATGTATTGCGGCTGATCATAAACTTGGATGGCCGAAGCTAGCGACTCCTCCTCCCATGAAGCCCACCCCCTGAAACCCTATAAACACAGAGGCTCATTCAACACCGAGCTCGGGAGCCAGGAACAGGAGCGACAGACcacggtgtggagagagagagagagaaagaaagaaagggttTCACTGCACAAGGGCGGAGCAGGCatttttccattgtccctgtttatGAAATTTCAGCTGGAATTGGAAAATCCAAGGGTCGGCATGGATTTTTTGAACTCCAACTACCTGGGCGCCGGGAGCGGGTACGATTACACGTTTAACTTTTGGAATGACTACCTGGGTCTGTCCACACTGGTGATGAAGAACCGCAGGAACGTGCCTAGGTCCTCCAACTCCATCACCGAGTCGCTCAAGGCCACCCTGGGGCTGAACGACTCCACCTGCCCTTGCATGGGGAATGGCGATGGACCTCTGGAGTGCTGCTGTTCGCCCAGCCCGGCCAGGACCTTCCTGGAGCTGGAGGAGAGCTTCTCCCTCTTCAACCCCTTCCAGCCTCTGCCGCCCGGCGGCGGTCACCAGGAGCCCGAGATGCTGCTCGACCCCTTCGGCTCCCTGGACCTCCTGGGGCTGGAGAGGAGGGCCTTCAGGAAGGCCAACGGCCGGCCCAAGCAAGAGCCCAAGATCTGCGTCTTCTGCCGGAACAACGGGGCGCCCGAGGATGTGTACGGCTCGCACGTCTTGAAGAGCCCGGACGGTCGGGTCCTGTGCCCCATCCTGCGGGCGTACACTTGCCCCCTGTGCAACGCCAACGGCGACAACGCGCACACCATCAAGTACTGCCCCCTCTCCAAAGACCAGCCCCCTCAAAGGGTGCTGAAGGGAGGCAGAGCTGTCGGCGGCGGCAAGAGAATCAAAGTCTTCTAGACTCGACATCTCAATGGGAAGAGAGAGCTTCCTCTGCTTCCCAATCCTTCCCAACTCAAGATCTTCTCGATGGGAAGAGAGAGCTTCCTCTGCTTCCCAATCCTTCCCAACTCAAGATCTTCTCGATGGGAAGAGAAAGCTTCCTCTGCTTCCCAATCCTTCCCAACTCAAGATCTTCTCGATGGGAAGAGAGAGCTTCCTCTGCTTCCCAATTCGTTCCAACTCAAGCTCTGCTCgatgggaagaaagagagagagagagagagagagcttcctCTGGGTCCTAAACCTTCCCAACTCTTCCCACAAACTGTTTCAAAGATGACCTGGTCTTGAAAATAAATGCTAAAAATTCCACCAATTCTAAATCTTCACGGAACAGGAATCTGATTTTGGGGAAACCCCGTGCGTTTTTGCCTCTCTGAAATGTGCTGTTTCGGAAAAAAAAGACAGAACGAGAGAGGAAATTCAGCTTCTCCCTGCTAACTCTTTGTTGTTTAAAGTGCTCGGTGTCGTTTGCTTTTACAATGCCAGTCAATTATACCGACGTTCAAGAAggcaccttttgtgtttcatttgaGGTCCAGATTTATATCTATTTTATTAACCCACCACGCCATCTCTCCTCTCCATTTGAGATGCCAGTGATGTATTTGAAATCCAGCTCACCTCCTATCAAACAACGttctacagagagagagagagagagagagagggctgctgTGGTGGACCAGGAATTTCATTTGGACACAAGACAACAAAAAGTCCCCGCTCTTGGGATGAACCGAACGGAATTCGCACCGACCCTACATTTTCAGCAGAAATCAATGGATCATTTTAAGGAGTATTTTTTATTTTGAATTCAACGggcattttttttgtggggggggggggggtttgggggaaggaTTGAATTCTAAACTTGGGGCAAGAATCGTAATGCTCTGATATGTAACTAACACTTCACTGTAACTCACAACCCGAGATGTCATTACCAGCCCAACCCTTGACTCCAGTGATCCGTTAGAATTGAACCTGTCTCTTGAGTTTTtgcattggggtgggggggaggggggtggtttaTGTTGCGGAGCACTGCTAGATCGGTACATAGAAACAGGGATTTATTTTGAACACGTATGACATAATCCGACTCATTTTAGGACCTGGGGCGGCAGGGGAGGAAGGTCCCCTCTCGGGGTTTGGCTGGATCACATTTCAGTCTCAAGACCTGAATTCGTCTTAAAGCAAGACTGCTGATACTGTGTTTTTCCCCCCCCTTTGCTTAAATACAAACAAGCAGGATTTAAATATGTTGGATAATAGCCAGCATTTGAATCTTAATCTTTGGTGCATTCGGTCTAAACTCTTAATCCAAATATATTGGAAAAAAATGCAATTTCTTTATTTCTTGTAGTGAATGTAACATTTTAACGGTCAGAATATTTTGAAGAGAAAATGATTCTAGCAGGACTGCACAATGgaattgcttgttttttttttggttttgtttACCAAAGCAGATTTAAAAGTTGTAATAGAATTATTTGTAAATAAGAACTTGCTAGTAATGTATATTCAGTATGTTACCATATACTGACCGAAAGAGGGCGCTATTTCAAGGACACTAATGCTTGAGCATTAAGTTTGTATCAAAAAAATGAATGAAGTATCAAGTCGATAAATAACCAGTTTATAAATGACACACTGCCATTTCTAAAAGGTTTTGTAATAGTATTTTTTTGGATTTTATATAAGAAATTTGTATTTTTCGCCATGAAGTGGCAGAGGAGATTAAAAATGAATGTCGCTTTGAAGCAATTCTTTAATCTTGAGAAGTAACTGTAAATATATTCACCATTTTTCCTTATTTTGGATTTGCGTTGTACATTGTTTCCAGAGAATGGCCTTTTTTTCGTagagttctttttaaaaaaaaattaagatactggtttaatttttatttatataatgGAGTCACTTCTGTATGCTGCGGCACAGAAAGAATTATATTGTTTACTGGAAGATAATAAAAATGGCATATCGAAGACCCGTCGAGATGGCTCTTTTCATTCGTTGGCGATCAGTGATTGGGAGTGTGTGGGCATGGGATCCCCTGGTGGCTGAGTTGGAATGAGCAATTTACAGGGCAGACCAGAAATTTCGAGTTTGAGTCCTGGCTTGGTAGCAGATCTCAGCTGGAGTGGAAGGAAGTGGAAGGAAGGGCAGGATAATAGAGGGTCtgggctccatcatcatcatcatagatggtcccttgGACGAGGATGACGTGCGTCCACGCCAAAAGCGATGTTtgcagatgcttcaatgaaggacccaatattctagtcctgaactccaggggtggaagatgcctgtgcgtggattttgttaacgtgtggtgatcattgcacaccagccaccagacgggcttgacagagctaggtcttggttcagcggcaagggttaaccaggacgactggagacctgctctgctgcacggacctagtgcgcgcacatatcgcagtgtggggctggcccgtgctgcccctggccccgaactcgcgcctctcctgggccccgatcacgtccctctacaatctctcgccgctcctgctgtacctgcccgcgctccattcaccgacctggaccttgatgacgccaCCCTccgctgccatcaccctcctgcagcagctcgcactgctccccgatgtggcctgcctccacgctgctcccggggcctacacgctgctcccaggctgctgctcgccgctcctcttatggccccgacctgccgctggtgctcTCACGCAggccggggcctccatgctgctcccggggcctctacctgctccttttatggcctcgacctgcgtgagaacaccagcgtcaGGCCGTTAAAGGACCACAGTGTAGAGGGTCGCGGCTCCCCTCTAGGGTATGGCAGTGCCAAATCGCACAGGTTCAAGCAGCTAGCTTAGTTGTGACATCTCCCGAAGTCAATAttctgaggggggtgggggagggcagggCGGGGGCTtgacggtagatgctgagaggctgttttcccctcgggctggagagtctagaactagggggcacagtctcagaataaggggtcggccaattaagactgagatgaggaagaatttttggaattctctaccccagaggtctgtggatgcttagtcgttgagtatattcaagacagagatcgatagatttttggactctgggggaatcaaaaGGTCTggtgatcgggtgggaaagtggagttgaggtcgatgatcagccgtggtcttattgagtggcatagcaggctcgaggggccgaatggccaactcctgcttctaattcttatgttcttttctgatGTCCACTACCATTAcaacaacagcaatttgcatttatatagcgcctttaatgtagtaaaacatccaaagctGCTTTGTGGGAGTGTAAATCAGACACAAAtcaacaccgagccaaaggagacattaggacaggtgaccaaaagcttggtcaaagaggtaggttttaagccgagacataaaggaggaaagagaggtggagagaaggacgactggagacctgctctgctgcatggacctcatcatcataggcggtccctcgaaacgaggatgacttgtttccacgccaaaaagggatgagtttcaatgaaggacctaatattccagatcctgaactacattttgaagggtggaaggtgcctgtgcgtgtatttttttaacgtggggtgacggttgcacaccagccaccacacgggcttgacagagctcggtcttggtccagtggcaaggattaaccaggacgactggagaccagctctgctgcacggacctagtgcgcacacatatcgcagtgtgggctggcccatactgcccctgggccctcggttcttctgggccccaaactcacgcctcttctgggccccgatcatgtcgcactacaatctctcgctgctccttcgccccgacctcgccgctccgccatgctccctcagtactgtccctccaccagtgcggcactccttcagtgctgcctttccaacagtgcggtgctccctcagtactgcccctccgacagtgcggcactccctcagtgctgcccctccgacagtgcggtgctccctcagtactgcccctccgacagtgcggcactccctcagtgctgcccctccgacagtgcggcactccctcagtgctgcccctccgacagtgtggcgctccctcagtgctgcccctccgacagtgcggcactccctcagtgctgcccctccgacagtgtggcactacctcagtactgcccctgcgacagtgcggtgctccctcagtgctgcccctctgatagtgtggcgctccttcagtgctgcccctccgacagtgtggcgctacctcagtactgcccctccgacagtgcggtgctccctcagtgctacccctccgatagtgtggcgctccctcagtgctgcccctccgacagtgcggcgctccctcagcactgcccctccaacagtgtggcgttccctcagtactgcccctccgacagtgcggcgctccctcagcactgcccctccaacagtgtggcgttccctcagtactgcctctctgacagggcggcgcttcctcagtactggccaaatcgcagtgtgggctggcccgtctcttttgggccccgcaccctcatttgctgcacctccgctatGGCAGTGCCAAATCGCACAGGTTAGACCAGCTGGTGCTTAGTTGTGACCTCTCCCGAAGTCAAgattctgaggggaggggagggaaggtggggaggggattgacagggtagatactgagaggctgcttccccctggctggagagtctagaactaggggggcacagtctcaggagaaggggttggccatttaagacggagatgaggaggaatttcttcacacagagggtggtgaatctttggaattctctgccccagagagctgtggatgctcagtcgttgagtatattcaagcagagagttc contains these protein-coding regions:
- the nanos1 gene encoding nanos homolog 1 produces the protein MKFQLELENPRVGMDFLNSNYLGAGSGYDYTFNFWNDYLGLSTLVMKNRRNVPRSSNSITESLKATLGLNDSTCPCMGNGDGPLECCCSPSPARTFLELEESFSLFNPFQPLPPGGGHQEPEMLLDPFGSLDLLGLERRAFRKANGRPKQEPKICVFCRNNGAPEDVYGSHVLKSPDGRVLCPILRAYTCPLCNANGDNAHTIKYCPLSKDQPPQRVLKGGRAVGGGKRIKVF